In the genome of Ctenopharyngodon idella isolate HZGC_01 chromosome 19, HZGC01, whole genome shotgun sequence, one region contains:
- the LOC127501588 gene encoding E3 ubiquitin-protein ligase TRIM39-like produces the protein MAESSPTSIKARKTRRRSVDSLPPSMSSSSGPLTKELQCSICLDVFTDPVSTPCGHNFCKTCLNKCWDNSQTCNCPYCKETFKIRPDLKINTTLRELVDHYKKKSPEKRPEVLKKPEVLCDFCEERKLKALKSCLVCQSSYCETHLETHLRVAGLKKHKLINPVRNLEDYICQKHERPLELFCRDDQTCVCPMCAVKDHKNHNTVPIEEENEEQKTQLMKTQKDVQQMIQDRIKKIQDVKHSAEVRKRNTEKEKAARVELFTDLIRSIERCQTELLEIMEEQQKAAEKQEEELIEELEQEITELKMRNTELEQLSHTEDHLHLLQIYSSLCSSRNTRNWSEISVKTDESLETLRRALTQLQDTLQEKLTLTDLKRMQQYEVDVTLDPDTAHPELILSDDGKQVRHGDIKQKLPDKPERFDRYPIVLGKEGFSSGRFYFEVQVKGKTDWDLGVVRESIDRKGEITARPSNGFWSVRLRNENEYKACADSLVSLCLRVKPQRVGVFVDYEEGLVSFYDVESSSHIYSFTGQSFTDKLYPYFSPGINDGGKNSTPLIITPVKYNK, from the exons ATGGCAGAATCTTCACCAACATCAATAAAAGCAAGAAAAACCAGGAGACGGAGTGTTGACTCTCTTCCTCCAT CGATGTCATCCTCCAGCGGTCCACTGACTAAGGAGCTTCAGTGCTCGATATGTCTGGACGTGTTCACTGATCCAGTCAGCACTCCATGTGGACACAACTTCTGCAAGACCTGTCTGAATAAGTGCTGGGACAACAGCCAGACCTGCAACTGTCCATATTGTAAAGAAACATTCAAGATCAGACCTGATCTCAAGATTAATACCACACTCCGAGAGCTCGTAGATcactataaaaagaaaagtcctGAGAAAAGACCTGAAGTTCTAAAAAAACCTGAAGTTCTGTGTGACTTCTGTGAGGAAAGAAAGCTGAAAGCCCTGAAGTCGTGTCTGGTGTGTCAGAGCTCTTACTGTGAAACTCACCTGGAGACTCATTTAAGAGTGGCAGGTTTAAAGAAACACAAACTGATCAATCCTGTGAGGAATCTGGAGGACTATATATGTCAGAAACATGAGAGACCTCTGGAGCTGTTCTGTAGAGATGATCAGACATGTGTGTGTCCGATGTGTGCTGTGAAAGACCACAAGAACCACAACACTGTTCCTATAGAAGAAGAGAATGAAGAGCAGAAG ACTCAACTGATGAAGACACAGAAAGACGTGCAGCAGATGATCCAGGACAGAATCAAGAAGATTCAAGACGTCAAACACTCAGCAGAAGTCAGAAAA AGAAACACAGAGAAGGAGAAAGCAGCCCGTGTTGAGCTCTTCACTGATCTCatccgctccattgagagaTGTCAGACTGAACTGCTGGAGATCATGGAGGAGCAGCAGAAAGCAGCAGAGAAACAGGAGGAAGAGCTCATTGAAGAGCTGGAGCAGGAGATCACTGAGCTAAAGATGAGAAACActgagctggagcagctctCACACACTGAAGATCACCTCCACCTCCTACAG ATTTACTCATCCCTGTGCAGCTCTAGAAACACCAGGAACTGGTCTGAGATCAGTGTGAAGACTGACGAGAGTCTGGAGACTCTGAGGAGAGCTCTGACTCAACTGCAGGACACTCTACAGGAGAAACTCACACTAACTG ATCTGAAGAGGATGCAGCAGTATGAAG TGGATGTGACTCTGGATCCTGATACAGCTCATCCTGAACTCATCCTGTCTGATGATGGAAAACAAGTGAGACATGGAGACATTAAACAGAAACTCCCAGACAAACCAGAGAGATTTGATAGATATCCAATTGTCCTGGGAAAGGAGGGATTCTCCTCAGGGAGATTTTATTTTGAGGTGCAGGTGAAGGGAAAGACTGACTGGGATTTAGGAGTGGTCAGGGAATCCATTGACAGGAAGGGAGAGATCACAGCGAGACCCAGTAATGGATTCTGGTCTGTGCGGCTGAGGAATGAGAATGAATATAAAGCCTGTGCTGATTCTCTCGTCTCTCTGTGTCTGAGAGTGAAGCCGCAGCGGGTCGGTGTGTTTGTGGATTATGAGGAGGGTCTGGTCTCCTTTTATGATGTGGAGTCCAGCTCTCATATCTACTCTTTCACTGGTCAGTCTTTCACTGACAAACTCTATCCATATTTTAGCCCAGGCATTAATGATGGAGGTAAAAACTCAACTCCACTGATCATCACACCTGTCAAATACAATAAATGA